The DNA sequence GATTTTGTTGAGTTAAAGGACAAACAAGCAGAGATTGTCGGCTTTAGAATTGTTCAGGAGTCTTTAACCAATATTGTTAAACACGCCAGAGCAAAAAATGTAAGGGTGACTTTATTCAGTAATGAAAGCGTTTTAATCATTCAGATTAGTGATGATGGAATTGGCTTTGATGTTCACGCGCAAAGTGATAGCGTAGGGCTAATCAACATGAAAGAACGTGTTGAGTTAGCTGGTGGAGAATTTAAAATTTTCTCTAAGCCTTTGTTAGGTACTGATATAAAAGTAGAAATTCCATTGAGAAATACGGAATCAGGTCTAGACTCATATTAGGATATTTGGGAGTTGATTTTATGCAGGAAAAAAAACGGGTTGCGCTCGTTGATGACCATCATCTTGTTCGTGCTGGACTTAGGGCACTAGTAGAAGATTTGGCTGGTTATGATGTAGTAGGAGAGGGCGCAGATGGCTCGGAGGTACTTGAGCTCATCGATGATGTAAATCCCGACGTACTAGTGACTGATATCGCAATGAAACAGGTATCGGGGCTAGATATTTTACCTGAAGTTAAAAAACACCACCCAGGCCTCCCGGTTATTCTATTGACTATGCACAATACCTCAGACTATTTACAAACGGCGATAGAAAGAGGCGCCAATGCTTACCTTTTAAAAGACTCAGCTGAGGTCGAACTGGAACTAGCACTAAAAGCGGTTTTGGACGGACAAATTTATATTAGCCCCAAGCTATCAGAACAGTTACTCGAGACACTCAAACACGACGATTCTAAAGAAGAAGCAAGTGTGAGTAAGGTATTAACACCTCGTCAAACCGAAATTTTGAAAATGCTCGCAGAAGGCAAAGGCACCAAAGAAATTGCCTATGATTTGGGCTTGAGCGTGAAAACGATTGAATCTCATCGCTCTCAAATCATGGAACGCCTACAAATCCGAGATTTGGCCTCGTTGGTAAGATTTGCGATTAAAAACGGTATTACGGATTTATAATTTATTTAACTCCCTTCCTTTCGCTTCCCTTCCCCTTAGGGATGTGGTTATGGGTGTGTAGGGGAACAACCTGATTAGACTTAGGGAAACCCCTGATAGTAAAAATCGTATCGGTTGCTTAAAATATCAACAAGTTAATCAGATACTCTCCAACCTTGAGGCAACCACTTAGGCAAAAACTTCGTGGTTGCTTTTTTTTATCAGGTGAATCCTGATTGAGCCTTTCTAATTTCCTCATAGTAAAAAAACAATGATCTCTTACACTCAGTATTGTGGAAAGCGAGGAGCATAACTATGGGAGTTTACGATCAGTCTGACGCTTATCATGAAAGTGGTGCGAATGAGGTGACTCATGTTGATCACTTTGGACCCTCTCTTAATGAGATGAACTTGAGATCATTGAGTCAAGCGAGCTCGTCACAACTTAGAATGTTAGCGGCCAGTAACCTAAAATATTATCCAGAGCACTTGGTCATTTTGATTGATATGCTTAAATCTGAGGCTGAGCCATCTGTCGTTCGGGCTGTAGACACCTCTGTTAAAAGTTTAGCGAAAAACTCTGATATTGAGCAAGACATCATCGACGCTTTAAAAGAATTACTGAACGACAAAAACCGTCTGAATGATCCAATGCTACGTCATGTAGAGTTACTGCTACAGGAACTACTCAAGTGACTATGTGGTAACCACCTCAAGTTGCTTTAGCCACCTCAAGTGCTGTAGTTTCGTCATTCATTAAAATCTTTTTACAATAAAGTTATAGTCACTTTATCAATAAAGCCTTATATTTTACCAACTAAATAAAAGGTGACTATCATGAAATGGAATTACTCAATTCTTATCGCTGCAATGAGCTTAGGTATAGCTGCATGCGGTGAATCAAACAAATCAGTGAACGCCTCATCTGATGTGAGCACTGACAATTCAATACAACAAGAAACAACTATGTCTTATAAGCGCATGCAACAACTAGACGTTCCTGCACCAGTTGCGAAACAAGTGCCGCATACTTTTGAACATCACGGTATCTCAGTAGACGACCCATTTAATTGGTTACGAGACTCTAGTTATCCAAATACTGATGACAAAGAAGTTTTGGACTATCTCAATGCAGAAAATGACTACTTCCAGCAGTTCTTGGCCCCAAATAAGGAGTTAGTCGACGAATTGTTTGAAGAATTCAAAGGTCGTGTTGATGAAACTGCGTCATCAGTACCCTACGTAGATAATGGTTACGAATATTGGTGGGAATACAAAGAAGGTCACGATTATCGTACTCGTTACCGCAAAAACTTAGAAACAGGTAAAGTTGAAGTTTATTTAGATGAGCAAGCCTTATCGGAAGCCCATGACTATTTTGTCATTGGTGGCGTTTCAATTAGCCCTGATAACAAGCGTATCGCTTATACAATCGACACATCAGGTGATGAACGTTATGACGTATTTGTTCGTGACCTGTCTAATGATCAAGAAATTGAAGTAGCGATTGGTGATACCAATGGCTCAGTTCAGTTTGTCGGCGATAGCAATACACTCGTATATGGAAAATTAGCGGAAGGTGTATGGCGTACAGAATCGGTTAATACACAAACAATCGGCGTTGCCAACTCAGATCGTGTTTTGTTTGCAGAAAAAGATACAGGCTTTTTCCTAGGTTCGGGCCTAACCACAAGTGAAGAATACCTAATTGTGTCGACGGGTAACTCGGACGCACGTGAAGTTGTCGTATTTGATGCTAAAGACTTATCTAAGCCAGGGGTAACCTTGTTTTCCCGTGAAGACAAATTACAACCGAGTGTCGACCACGGAAACGGCAAATTCTATGTTCGCGTCAACGACAAACATGTTAATTTCCGTTTAGCGAGTATGCCAGAAGCAAACTTATCAAACCCACAATGGCAGAGCATCATTGAAGGTGATAAGACGTTGTATGTTCAAGGCTTTAAGGTATTTGCTGAGCAAATGGTAGTATCACTAAGCCGTGAAGGCTTAGAAGCAATGCACGTCATTCCTAACGAGGGAGAAGCGTATGACATTGAGTTTCCAGAAAAAGTTTACAGCGTAGGCCTGAGTGTAAATCCAAGTTTTGAGCAACAACACGTTCGCTTGCGTTATACATCGATGATCACGCCATCAACGATATACGATTATGATTTTAAGACTAAGTCATTAACTCAGCGCAAACAGCAAAAAATCCCTTCTGGTTATGACAAGAGCCAATATGAAACGGTTCGTCTAATGGCACCTGCACGTGATGGCGAAAAGGTTCCTGTGTCGATAGTTTATAAAAAGGGCTTTAAAAAAGACGGTAGCCAACCTCTCTCGTTATATGCATATGGAGCCTATGGCGCGGGCATGTCACCGTCGTTTTCTACGACGCGTTTAAGCTTATTAGATCGCGGGTTTGCTTTTGCCATCGCTCACACTCGTGGTGGTGATGAAATGGGTTATAGCTGGTATTTAGATGGCAAAATGGATGAGCGTGAAAACGCATTTAATGACTTTGTCGACGTTGCTAAACACTTAGTTAAAGAAGGTTATACCTCCAAGGGTAACATCTCTATTGCTGGAGGAAGTGCCGGTGGTGAAATGATGGGTGCGGTTACTATCCAAGCTCCAGAGATGTGGCGTTCTGTGTCTTTGATGGTACCTTTTGTTGATGTACTTAACACCATGTTGGACGCAACCTTACCTTTGACACCTCCTGAGTGGAATGAGTGGGGTAACCCAATCGAAAGTAAGCACTATTTTGAGCTGATCAAGTCATATTCGCCTTACGACAATATTGAAAAACGCGAATATCCACCAATGTTAGTAACAGGTGGTCTTAATGACCCTCGAGTAACTTATTGGGAACCAGCTAAATGGACTGCCAAAATGCGCGCACTCAAAACCGACGATAACTTGTTGATAATGCGTATGAATATGGGAGCAGGACACTTTGCAAATAGTGGACGTTATGGTCGTTTGATGGACCGTGCAGAAGAAATGGCATTCCAAATTCTGGCGCATCGCGAAAAATAATCTAAACTTTCATTAAACACAGTAAGTTAGGGCCTTTTAAGGCCCTTTTTATTTGATAATGGAAGGAAGTAAGTGGCGGAACCGTCCTCAACACCCCCTAAAATATTTCTAAATAATGAATTAAAGAGCTCAAAGCGCTTACTGATATTTGGTATTAGTATCTTGTTGGGGGTTTTTATATGGCACAGTTACACCACGGTTAGCCTCCATAAAGAGTATCAAAACGAATTAATGAACTCGGTGACAGACCAAGTCATTATGGAATATCAATCTCACATAGAAACACTTCGCAACCAAATTAATCATTATCAATGGCTCTACCAAAATGAAATCAATGAGCTGGTTAGACAGGGTTCTAATAGCACCACACAAGACTACCTCGATCTATTAGAACAACTCAGGTTGGACATTGAAGACGTTAGGCTTTTTTCAGTCATTGATGAAAACGGTAATGGTGTGTTTAAACATATAACCGGCGATTTTTTAGCGGACTGTAAAGAGGAAATTAACTCTACGCTCGAGGTTAGCTCGCAAGAGCATTTGTTCTTACATCGAAGTCAAAAATCTGTTCACTATGATTTATTGGAGCCATTAGTTGGTGGCAAGGGCTTTATATTTGTCGCATTTCAACCGACTAAATTAATTGAAATATTAAGTGGTTATCGCTTACCTCAGCAGGAGTTATTTTTGTTAAGGCAAGACATGATAGGCAAGGTTGAACTGTCTTCAATTAAACAAATTCAGGATAAGACCAGTGTCGGTGTGACCATGACCGAAACCGACGTCGCTAAATTTAATTATTTAAAAGAAATTCCTGGTACGCGATGGCAAGTCGCTATCCGTCTAGAGGGTAGCTACATTTATGACTTGCAAAAAGAAACGTATTTACGAGCTCTCATATTGTGGGGAGTCATTTCCACAATTTTAATGATCAGTTTTGACTCTCGAAGACGGCGATTATTGTCTCAGTACAAAATCATGAAGAAGTTGCAACACACTGAGTCACACGATTCGTTGACGGGGCTCATGAACCGACAGTTGTTTGTAAAAAGGTTAAATCAGCAACTTGAGCAACTGACCGTTGGTGTCGGTGGGGTATTTTTAGTTGATATCGATCGTTTTCAGGTATTTAACAATGCGTTGGGCTTTGGCAAAGGCGATGAAAGCCTAAAACTTATCACTAATCTAATTAGAGAAGTTTGCCCTAAAAAAGCATCAATTTCTCGGATAAGTAATGATCAATTTGCCATATTGGTCGACGATATCAACCACAATTCAGTATGTGCTTTTGCCGAAAAAATGCGAAAAGAAATCGCTAACCTAGACCTTTCGGAAATCGCTGACAAACTCACCCTCACCTGCAGTGTGGCTGCGATTCAGCTAGACGATTCTTTTATCGATGGTGACCACGTTACGAACGCGTTGATGTTCACTATTAAACTAGCTAAAGATAAGGGCCGTAACCGTGTCCAACTTTATCAATCGAGTGACCCAGAATTAATTCGCCATGCGGGCGAAATGGAAATTTTTAAAACCGTGCGAGGCGCATTAACGGATAGTGCTTTCATTTTGTATCGCCAACGTATTGTTGCGGCCCAGCAACTAGAAAAAAATGAGTCATATGAGGTATTGCTTAGAATGACCGGCGAGGACGGGAATATGGTCAGCCCCGCCTTATTTATCCCAGTCGCCGAACAGCATTCACTGGCTGTCGAATTAGACAAGTGGGTCATTAATCAAACATTTGCTTTTATAAAAGAGACAAAAACTGATGACCATTACAGCATTAACCTATCAGGTCAGTCTCTTGCAGATCCCAACATGGCTTTGTATGTTAGGGAGTGTTTGGTGAGGCATAACGTAAGTCCCCGTCAAATAACGTTAGAGATCACAGAAACATATGCGATCACCCATTTAAACGCAGCAGTGAGCTTTATTACCGAGTTAACAAATTTAGGCTGTCGATTTGCATTGGATGACTTTGGCAGTGGCTTGTCTTCATTTAGTTATTTGCAAAAACTGCCAGTCCAAAAACTCAAAATCGACGGTGTGTTTATTAAAGACATTGCAAATTCCAAGCGCAACCAAGCCTTTGTCCGAACTATGGTTGATTTAGCTAAGTCAATGGATATGGAAACCGTCGCTGAGTTTGTCGAAACCGAAGAAGAGTTCAGTATTCTCAAAAGCTTGGGGATAGATTATTGCCAGGGATATTATTTTCATGCCCCAGAGCCGTGGCAATAATCCAGCTGATGCATCTAATGTGAAGACGCTGGGTTACGTCGATTGATTATGACTTAAATAAGACATTGTCACAAAAAAGCCATGAGTATTTCATTAATCTTTCAACTTTTTTCAACGTGAGTGTCACGTTTTGTTCCAACAATGTGTGTCAGAAAATCTGAGGTCTCGCCTGAAGTCAGATTCGATATCAAAAACTACCAACACACATTATAAAAGGGACAAGTATGTCGACTCTAAACAAAACCTTTAAACTTTCTGCTATTGCAGCAACCTTAGCGCTTGTATTAACAGGCTGTGAACTTGATGGCGAAGATGGTGCCCAGGGCCCTCAAGGTGCGCCTGGTGCTGACGGCGTTGCTGGTACAGATGGTACGAACGGACAAAACGGCGCTGATGGTGCTAATGGTGCAGACGGCGCGGACGGTCAGAATGGCGCTGACGGTGCCGATGGTCAAGACGGCGCAGACGGTCAAGATGCACAAGGGACGTCAATCCCTGGTTTAACGCGTATCGCTACCGTGCCACTAGGTGCAGAAGTAACTGGGATGTATTTAACAGAAGAGGGTGACTTGTTCTTTAATGCGCAACACCCATCTGATTCAAATATGACAGCAGATAGTGACGGAAAAGTATTTAACAAAGGCACAATCGGCGTTATCACGGGTTTAAACTTCAATAAAATCCCTGCAAATGTAAGCTCATCAGCGAAGCCTATGACTCAAGCTGAAATGGAAACGGTTCAGGTGGCTATTGGTGATTATCAAGTTTTGGCACAAACAGGTGATACATTTGATGGCAAAATTGAAGGTGGAGTCGGCCATATTTATTCTTTTGATGGTGAAGTTTTAATTAACGAAAATCACAACCCCGATTTCAATGGTTTTGTTCAAACAGGTGCAGGTGAAGGGTATTTATTCACTAACTGGGAATTGATCCCTGGCGGTATGAGTCGATTAAAAATCAACAAAGGAACTGACGGCAAATGGTCAGTCGAAGAAGCTATGATGGTTGATTTTTCTTCAGTAATGGGGACTGGTGCTAACTGTTTTGGTTCGGTGTCTCCATGGGGCACACCAATGACAGCTGAAGAGTGGATCATTGCTGATGATATGAATAACACTTCTTCTGGTTGGAACCACAGTGACCCTTCTCAAGTCAGTCCATATCTTGAAGGTAATATCGAAGATATGACTAACTACATCAACGGTAACACAGGTGGAACAACGTTCCCTAACACCTATCGTTACGGTTATATTGTTGAGGTACAAAACCCAACAACCACTTCGCCAACGCCAGTTAAACATTTCACATTAGGCCGTGTTCAGCATGAAAACTCAGTTGTAATGCCAGATGAGCGGACCGTTTACACCACGCAAGATGATACAGGTGGTGTGTTGTTAAAATTTGTTGCAGACGCTGCACAAGATTTAAGTTCTGGCACTTTATATGCCGCAAAATTACAACAAGATGACTCAAAAGAGCCAGCCGTGACAGGTTTTGATGTTACTTGGGTACCTCTAGCGACTGCAAACAATGCTCAAATCGAGGCTTGGATTGCGGAATACGACAGTATTTCACAAGACGATTATGTTGAAGGCCAGAGTAACTACATGACCGTATCTGACGTGGAAGCATGGGCAAATGGTGACGCTCTGTATCCAACCGTTGAAAATGGTGGTAGCACTGTGACTGCTGGTCGCCCGATGGATGATCGCGCCGCGTTTATTGAGACTCGCCAAGCTGCAAAAGCCAAAGGGGCAACGGCTGAATTCCGTAAACTTGAAGGCATTAATATCAACCAAAAACGTGCAAAAGAAGCCGTTGAAGGAACTGATCTCATCGCCGGTGAAGTTGTGACTCAAGCTTACATGTACTTTGGTAACTCTGACATGGATAACACCATGATCGATGACGAAGGCGATATTCAACTTGACGATCGTGTAAAAGATTGTGGTGCTGTCTACAGAATGCCGCTACTCGCTGGCTACGACACAAATCGCATCGAACCTGTATTAATGGGTAGCACGTATCGTTCGTCACTTGATAAACCGAGCCGTTGTGATGCAAACAACATTACTCAACCAGATAACGTAATGGTAATGGATGACGGTCGTATCTTAATCGGTGAAGATGCAAGTTCAGAACGTACTAACGACACATTATGGATGTACGACCCTAAAGCTAAATAGGGGGCGCTGACGCGCTGAAAATTGTGAGAGGGCCTCAAGTTGGCCCTCTGTTTCACATATATTCCTCAATGTTTTTGTATCTATTCCAGAACTGTGATCGAAAAAAGTGTACGTATTATGACTATCCAATCTTCTCTATCGAGCTTAGGACTAAAGCTTGCTTTGCTATTATCAGGCACATTCGTGTTGAGCGCGTGTGATGAGTCCGTCTCAACAAATCTTCAACTTGCTGACCAAGGTGTAAACCCAACTTATTTGGTGGATGAATCTTTGTCACAAGCTAACATCTCTAACCAAGCCTTGGCTGTGAGTCATTTATCTGAAGCAGAACAATATTTAACAACGGGTGAGGTTTATAATCCAGAGGCCGTTATTCCACCTCAGTGCTATACAAAAACCGAGGGAACAAATAACCCTTGTTATGTATGTCATCAAAGCTACTCGGCCAAAGAGTTACGTCCAAATGCAATGAATGATGGTCTTATTCAAGGTGCTTATATTTTCTCAGATGTTGGTGTGACAAATAGCTGGAAAAACTTATTCGTTGATCGAACTGAACTGATTAAATCCATTTCTGATGAAGAAATAATGGAATATGTAAACCAAGACAATTATGGGCTTTTAGAAGAGCAAATGAAGTCATCATCTTGGACTAATAATATTCCTTACATTAAAGATTTAGAGTTGGGGCAAGAGGCTTTTGACGAAGACGGTCTAGCAAAAGACGGTAGTCATTGGGTGGCTTATAATTACAAACCGTTCCCGAGTACCTTCTGGCCGACTAATGGCTCAACTGGCGATGCCATGATCAGGTTAGGTGAAGCTTATCGCTCTATAAATGGTGAGTTTTCTAAGGATGTTTATTTTGCCAATTTAGCTTTGGTTGAAATGGCCATGAAAGATATTGATTCACTTTCTACGTCGACCATTGATGAAAACAAAGTCGGAATTGACCTCAATAACGATGGACATTTGACCCAAATAAAACAAATTAAAAAACAAAGCCATTATGTTGGTGACGCTTCAGATAAACCCCTAACAAAAATGCTCTTTCCAGAGCAAACAGAGTTATTGCATACAGTGCGTTATCTTGGTGTAGATGAAAATGGTGAAACTGTCATTCCAAAACGAATGAAAGAAGTACGTTATATGCACAAGCATATGTTACGTAGTCGCGAAAGTTTACTCAGCAGCTACTACGCTGAGCGCAAAGAAAAACATTTTGAAAAATTGCCACGCATGGTTCCTGCTGGGGATCGAGGGATTGCCAATGGTTATGGCTGGACGATTAATGGCTTAATTGAAGACAAACAAGGGCAATTAAGACCGCAGCATCAACAAGAGTTGGCTTTCTGCAATGGTTGCCATCGCTCAGTTGGTTCAACCATTGATCAGACCTTTTCATTTGCCCGAAAAGTCGAGGGTAAAGACGGTTGGGGATATATCAACCTCAAGTCGATTAAAGACGTACCGAGTTTAGGTGATAAAGATGGCGAGTTTGTAACTTACTTGGAGCGAGTTAAAGGTGGTGATGAGTTTCGCCAAAACCAAGAGATGCTAGCTAAATGGTTTACACCCAATGGCAAGCTAAACAAAGAAAAGGTCAACGCCTTAAATAACATTCATGAGCTAATTACCCCCTCTAAAGAGCGAGCGTTAAAACTCAACAAAGCCTACCGAACAATAGTCGCAGAGCAAAGTTACTTGTTCGGTCGAGACGTCACTTTGGTAGAGGCCAAAAACGTTTTAAAAGAGGTCGATGAGTCAGCCGTACCTATCAATGAAGCTCAGCGTTATGTTTATGACCTGAGACTGAACTGGGAGCAATAACATGGATATGTCTCTACCCCTGTTTGACTTCTTTCTCGCAAGTGGGTTGATGGCAGTTGGTATCGGGACAGATGTGGCACTTGCTACTCTGTCTCGAGCATCAAGGTTGACTGGCTTTCGAGTGGCGCTATTTTGGATTTTTGGTGTTTCCCTAACACATACCCTATTTCCTATGGCTGGATATTTATTGACTTTTTTTAGTATCCAATTACACCCAGCGATTACACCAACGGTTGGTGTTATTGCGTTTGCTTTGATCGCATTGTATCTAAAAGAAGAACTTGGTGAGTATGGTATAGAGGCGAGCAAAGAGCTATCAGCCAGTAATAATCATCAACAACTAATGGTGACCATGGGTTTAATACTCGCGGTAAGCTGGGACGCATTGTGGTCTGGCCCTGCTAAATCGGCGCAGGTAATAGGCTGGCCAGAAGTATGGGTTTGGGCGTCATTTGTCGTGGTAGGGTGCTTAATTTCGGTTCTTGCGCTTTGTGCTTTACGCTTAGGTTATCGAGTGTCAGGCGCATGGCAAAATAGTGTCCTGGGCTTTGTCGCTGTTTTGTTGCAGCACACGGTCATAGCATATTTTGGTATGCTAGCTTTGACCACTTACACATTGGGGCTAGATCTCCCTTGGTGGTTACTGATGCAAGTATCTTTATCCTTGGTCGTGATGACAATGATAGGCTTAAGTCATTATCGCAAACGTCAGCAGTTAGGTGTTCATTAAGACTTGTGACAGGGCTGGTGATGGATACAGTCTGGGTCTTTGGCGACTGTAAGACTACGACTTGCTAAATTAAAGCCATCAAACGTAATGAGTTGATTGTGGTTAATTGGCTTGTTAAGTAAACAGGCTAAGGCAGTACTCGCTTGCATAGAGCCTATAACTCCTAATAGGGGACTGATGACACCTGCGGTTTGACAATTTAATGGTGTTTGACTCGACTCTGGAAACAAGCACTGGTAACAGGGCGAATCCGCTTGTGAAAAATCAAAGCTAATAAGTTGTCCTTGGTGTTGGATGG is a window from the Psychrosphaera ytuae genome containing:
- a CDS encoding response regulator yields the protein MQEKKRVALVDDHHLVRAGLRALVEDLAGYDVVGEGADGSEVLELIDDVNPDVLVTDIAMKQVSGLDILPEVKKHHPGLPVILLTMHNTSDYLQTAIERGANAYLLKDSAEVELELALKAVLDGQIYISPKLSEQLLETLKHDDSKEEASVSKVLTPRQTEILKMLAEGKGTKEIAYDLGLSVKTIESHRSQIMERLQIRDLASLVRFAIKNGITDL
- a CDS encoding S9 family peptidase, coding for MKWNYSILIAAMSLGIAACGESNKSVNASSDVSTDNSIQQETTMSYKRMQQLDVPAPVAKQVPHTFEHHGISVDDPFNWLRDSSYPNTDDKEVLDYLNAENDYFQQFLAPNKELVDELFEEFKGRVDETASSVPYVDNGYEYWWEYKEGHDYRTRYRKNLETGKVEVYLDEQALSEAHDYFVIGGVSISPDNKRIAYTIDTSGDERYDVFVRDLSNDQEIEVAIGDTNGSVQFVGDSNTLVYGKLAEGVWRTESVNTQTIGVANSDRVLFAEKDTGFFLGSGLTTSEEYLIVSTGNSDAREVVVFDAKDLSKPGVTLFSREDKLQPSVDHGNGKFYVRVNDKHVNFRLASMPEANLSNPQWQSIIEGDKTLYVQGFKVFAEQMVVSLSREGLEAMHVIPNEGEAYDIEFPEKVYSVGLSVNPSFEQQHVRLRYTSMITPSTIYDYDFKTKSLTQRKQQKIPSGYDKSQYETVRLMAPARDGEKVPVSIVYKKGFKKDGSQPLSLYAYGAYGAGMSPSFSTTRLSLLDRGFAFAIAHTRGGDEMGYSWYLDGKMDERENAFNDFVDVAKHLVKEGYTSKGNISIAGGSAGGEMMGAVTIQAPEMWRSVSLMVPFVDVLNTMLDATLPLTPPEWNEWGNPIESKHYFELIKSYSPYDNIEKREYPPMLVTGGLNDPRVTYWEPAKWTAKMRALKTDDNLLIMRMNMGAGHFANSGRYGRLMDRAEEMAFQILAHREK
- a CDS encoding putative bifunctional diguanylate cyclase/phosphodiesterase, whose translation is MAEPSSTPPKIFLNNELKSSKRLLIFGISILLGVFIWHSYTTVSLHKEYQNELMNSVTDQVIMEYQSHIETLRNQINHYQWLYQNEINELVRQGSNSTTQDYLDLLEQLRLDIEDVRLFSVIDENGNGVFKHITGDFLADCKEEINSTLEVSSQEHLFLHRSQKSVHYDLLEPLVGGKGFIFVAFQPTKLIEILSGYRLPQQELFLLRQDMIGKVELSSIKQIQDKTSVGVTMTETDVAKFNYLKEIPGTRWQVAIRLEGSYIYDLQKETYLRALILWGVISTILMISFDSRRRRLLSQYKIMKKLQHTESHDSLTGLMNRQLFVKRLNQQLEQLTVGVGGVFLVDIDRFQVFNNALGFGKGDESLKLITNLIREVCPKKASISRISNDQFAILVDDINHNSVCAFAEKMRKEIANLDLSEIADKLTLTCSVAAIQLDDSFIDGDHVTNALMFTIKLAKDKGRNRVQLYQSSDPELIRHAGEMEIFKTVRGALTDSAFILYRQRIVAAQQLEKNESYEVLLRMTGEDGNMVSPALFIPVAEQHSLAVELDKWVINQTFAFIKETKTDDHYSINLSGQSLADPNMALYVRECLVRHNVSPRQITLEITETYAITHLNAAVSFITELTNLGCRFALDDFGSGLSSFSYLQKLPVQKLKIDGVFIKDIANSKRNQAFVRTMVDLAKSMDMETVAEFVETEEEFSILKSLGIDYCQGYYFHAPEPWQ
- a CDS encoding alkaline phosphatase PhoX — its product is MSTLNKTFKLSAIAATLALVLTGCELDGEDGAQGPQGAPGADGVAGTDGTNGQNGADGANGADGADGQNGADGADGQDGADGQDAQGTSIPGLTRIATVPLGAEVTGMYLTEEGDLFFNAQHPSDSNMTADSDGKVFNKGTIGVITGLNFNKIPANVSSSAKPMTQAEMETVQVAIGDYQVLAQTGDTFDGKIEGGVGHIYSFDGEVLINENHNPDFNGFVQTGAGEGYLFTNWELIPGGMSRLKINKGTDGKWSVEEAMMVDFSSVMGTGANCFGSVSPWGTPMTAEEWIIADDMNNTSSGWNHSDPSQVSPYLEGNIEDMTNYINGNTGGTTFPNTYRYGYIVEVQNPTTTSPTPVKHFTLGRVQHENSVVMPDERTVYTTQDDTGGVLLKFVADAAQDLSSGTLYAAKLQQDDSKEPAVTGFDVTWVPLATANNAQIEAWIAEYDSISQDDYVEGQSNYMTVSDVEAWANGDALYPTVENGGSTVTAGRPMDDRAAFIETRQAAKAKGATAEFRKLEGININQKRAKEAVEGTDLIAGEVVTQAYMYFGNSDMDNTMIDDEGDIQLDDRVKDCGAVYRMPLLAGYDTNRIEPVLMGSTYRSSLDKPSRCDANNITQPDNVMVMDDGRILIGEDASSERTNDTLWMYDPKAK